Below is a genomic region from Candidatus Thermoplasmatota archaeon.
CTTGACGCTCCTGATAGCTTCAGAGGGGTGCACGTGTTGCGATTATTCTGCCTCCATTTATACCTTGTTGTTCAAGCATACTTTTATCATTCTGGCTTGGATAGCAATCATCATCTCATGACGAAATCAAAGGCTGGTGGGAGGATCGATGAGATGATGGGACTCCTTTCCCGCCGATATCATGTTGGAGCGTTTCCAGGGAAGGGGAAAGGGACGGCGATAAGCCGTCAGATGAGGGACCCCTACCGCGTGCTGATATCCACAATCCTCTCGCACAGGACGAAGGATGAGAACACGAACCGGGCCGCCACGAACCTCTTCGAGGTCTTCCCGACACCGGAGTCCTTGGCGGGCGCCGACGTTCACGAGATCGAGAGCCTCATCAAGCCAGCAGGTTTCTACAGGATGAAGGCGGGGAACATCAAGCGGGTCGCCTCTCTTCTCGTGAGCGAGCACGAGGGCAACGTCCCCGAGGACCTCGATTCCCTACTGAAGCTTCCAGCGGTGGGAAGGAAGACGGCGAACTGCGTCCTCGTCTACGCGTTCGGAAAGCCCGCCATCCCGGTGGACACGCACGTGCACCGGATCTCGAACAGGCTGGGCCTCGTGCGAACGAAGAACCCCGACCAGACGGAGGAATCTCTCTCGAACGTCGTTCCCGAGAGGTACTGGGTCAGGTTGAACGAGCTCTTCGTGAGGTTCGGTCAGGATGTCTGCAGGCCGATATCTCCATTCTGCTACGATTGCGAACTTGCGGGCTTGTGCGACAGCTATCCACTGGACTCGGCGAGGGGGAAGAGTGCGGATTAGAGGAATCGACTTCAGGGAAGTCCTCCTTGAGCGGGAGGAAGAGTTCATCATCGCCACGGGAACATCCAAATCGGCTCTCAACTTCGTCGCCAGGATCGAGACCGAGGACTTCTGCGGATTGGGAAGTTGCTGCCCTTCCAGCGTCACGGGCGAGACGCCCGACAGCATTCGCGAGGACCTGCGGACCCTGAGCAAGGAGCTCATCGGAGCCGAGGCGACGGAGATCCAGGCGCTCAACGAGAAGATGGCTTCCTCTCACCCAAAGAGCAACTGCGCCAGGGCATGTCTGGACATCGCCCTCTGGGATCTGATCGGGAAGGCCTCCGGCAGGCCGCTCTACGACATCCTTGGCGGGAGCAGGGACAGAATGATGACTGACATGTCGATAGGCATTACTGATTTCGACCAGACCCTGGAGAGGGCGACACAAATCATTTCTCGCGGCTTCAAGGCCATAAAGATGAAGATCGGTCTTGACATAGACGAGGACATAGCCAGACTCTTGGCGGTCAGGGAGGCGGTACCCCGTGACATCGTGCTCTCCGTTGACGCCAACCAGGGCTACTCGTACGAGAAGGCCGTTGAATTCGTCAAGAGGACTAGGGATATGGGTCTTGCGTATCTCGAGCAGCCAGTGTCCCGAAGTGACTTCGCGTCTCTGAAGAAGCTGAGCGACCTTTCTATCGTCCCGATCATGGCAGACGAGTCCTTCAAGAGCTCCCAGGAGGCCGCTTCGATGCTCGCGGGTGGGATCGTCCGCCTTCTGA
It encodes:
- a CDS encoding endonuclease III, whose product is MTKSKAGGRIDEMMGLLSRRYHVGAFPGKGKGTAISRQMRDPYRVLISTILSHRTKDENTNRAATNLFEVFPTPESLAGADVHEIESLIKPAGFYRMKAGNIKRVASLLVSEHEGNVPEDLDSLLKLPAVGRKTANCVLVYAFGKPAIPVDTHVHRISNRLGLVRTKNPDQTEESLSNVVPERYWVRLNELFVRFGQDVCRPISPFCYDCELAGLCDSYPLDSARGKSAD
- a CDS encoding dipeptide epimerase — its product is MRIRGIDFREVLLEREEEFIIATGTSKSALNFVARIETEDFCGLGSCCPSSVTGETPDSIREDLRTLSKELIGAEATEIQALNEKMASSHPKSNCARACLDIALWDLIGKASGRPLYDILGGSRDRMMTDMSIGITDFDQTLERATQIISRGFKAIKMKIGLDIDEDIARLLAVREAVPRDIVLSVDANQGYSYEKAVEFVKRTRDMGLAYLEQPVSRSDFASLKKLSDLSIVPIMADESFKSSQEAASMLAGGIVRLLNIKLLKCGGITESLKIDSICDAFNAGTQVGCYSESALSIAAGLHLALSGSTVEFLDLDSHFTFPNDFAKDALGFESGLLIVSGRPGLGVEVDFDSLD